In Macadamia integrifolia cultivar HAES 741 chromosome 5, SCU_Mint_v3, whole genome shotgun sequence, a single window of DNA contains:
- the LOC122078720 gene encoding uncharacterized protein LOC122078720 encodes MGACVSKPEGCARIPKKPFKRRRRGKPRRVSSRMSNNSFDRVSKSGPPDRAYSNPTFQAGSIEDAWFDSVTIFESDCDDDFQSVPDDAWSLNGSEVASISRISSLRDTPHEDCNCNHPSIFPTDQKQKPGEPLSGNSACNFVSEVAKIASPRVMHSDDADSQAKPHGPVSGGKSPVSFDQVSSLSVDESSGREGGIMDHCGILPNNCLPCLASTVPSIERRRSLSPGPPSARKKAASKVSFKWKEGHPNPAIYSSKMLLQRPIAGSQVPFCPVEKKMFDCWSFVDPRTFKVRGENYFRDKKKDFAPNYAAYYPFGVDVFLSQRKVDHIARFVELPPIISSGKLPPILVVNIQIPLYPTTIFQSETDGEGMSFVLYFRLSNSYAKELPPHFQENIRRMVDDEVEKVKGFPVDTIVPFRERLKILGRVANLEDLHLSSAERKLMNAYNEKPVLSRPQHEFYLGENYFEIDLDMHRFSYISRKGFEAFQDRLKLCILDFGLTIQGNKAEDLPEQILCCVRLNGIDYPKYHQLGLGQEHL; translated from the exons aTGGGAGCTTGTGTTTCAAAACCGGAAGGATGTGCAAGAATACCAAAGAAGCCtttcaagagaagaagaagggggaagccGAGACGAGTCTCGTCTCGGATGTCCAACAATTCGTTTGATAGAGTCTCTAAATCTGGCCCTCCCGATCGTGCTTACAGTAATCCTACTTTTCAAG CTGGAAGCATTGAGGATGCGTGGTTTGACTCTGTTACAATATTTGAGTCCGACTGTGATGACGATTTCCAAAGTGTTCCTGATG ATGCTTGGTCTTTAAATGGTTCTGAGGTTGCATCCATCTCAAGAATTTCATCTCTGAGAGATACTCCCCATGAAGATTGTAATTGCAATCATCCAAGCATTTTTCCAACCGATCAGAAACAGAAGCCAGGGGAACCTTTAAGTGGAAATTCAGCATGCAATTTTGTCAGTGAAGTTGCTAAAATTGCAAGTCCTCGGGTCATGCATTCTGATGATGCTGATTCCCAAGCCAAACCTCATGGCCCTGTAAGTGGAGGAAAGTCTCCTGTGTCCTTTGATCAAGTCTCTAGCCTCTCTGTGGATGAAAGTTCTGGCAGAGAAGGAGGAATAATGGACCATTGTGGAATTCTACCAAACAACTGCTTGCCTTGTCTTGCTTCTACTGTCCCCTCaattgaaagaagaagatcctTGAGTCCCGGTCCACCAAGCGCAAGGAAAAAGGCTGCTTCAAAAGTTTCCTTCAAATGGAAGGAAGGACATCCCAATCCTGCAATAT ATTCCTCAAAGATGCTTCTGCAAAGACCAATAGCAGGTTCCCAAGTTCCATTCTGCCCAGTAGAGAAGAAAATGTTTGATTGTTGGTCATTTGTTGACCCTCGTACTTTCAAAGTCCGCGGAGAGAATTATTTTAG GGACAAAAAGAAGGATTTTGCTCCAAATTATGCGGCATATTATCCGTTTGGTGTAGATGTATTCTTGTCACAGAGGAAAGTTGATCATATTGCTCGGTTTGTGGAACTCCCTCCTATAATTTCCTCTGGGAAATTGCCACCAATTCTTGTTGTAAACATTCAG ATTCCGTTATATCCTACCACAATCTTTCAAAGTGAGACAGATGGCGAAGGGATGAGTTTCGTATTGTACTTTCGGCTTTCTAATAGTTATGCTAAAGAACTTCCTCCGCACttccaagaaaatatcaga AGGATGGTCGATGACGAAGTAGAAAAGGTCAAAGGTTTCCCTGTAGATACTATAGTTCCCTTCCGGGAAAGGTTAAAGATCTTGGGTCGTGTAGCAAATTTGGAGGATCTTCATTTAAGTTCAGCTGAGAGGAAGCTCATGAATGCTTACAATGAAAAACCCGTTCTTTCACGTCCTCAACATGAATTTTATTTG GGTGAAAACTACTTCGAGATTGATTTGGATATGCACAGATTCAGTTATATCTCTAGGAAAGGTTTTGAAGCTTTCCAAGACAGGCTGAAGCTCTGCATATTGGATTTTGGACTGACAATTCAG GGCAACAAGGCTGAAGACTTGCCAGAGCAGATCTTGTGTTGTGTTAGGTTGAATGGGATTGACTACCCAAAGTACCACCAATTGGGGTTGGGTCAAGAACACCTTTAG